GCCGGCCGCACCCCCGTGGAGCCGGCCAAGCGGGCGCGACGGACGGCGGAATCCGCGAGCTTCTCGCGCGGGCGCCCGAGTTCGGTGTCAAGGTCGCTGGAAATCATCGGCGACCGCTGGAGCTTTCTCATCCTGCGCGAGGCGTTCTTCGGCGTGCGGCGCTTCGACCAGATGCAGACCGAGCTGCGGATCGCGCCCAATATTCTCACCGAACGGCTCGGCCGGCTGGTCACGCGCGGGGTGTTCGCGCGGGTCAAGTACCAGGATCTGCCTGACCGCTACGAATATCGGCTCACCGAAATGGGCAAGGATCTCTACGGCGCATTCATCACCATGGGCGCGTGGGGCGACCGATGGCTTTCAGCCGGGGATCCCCCGCTGGTCCTCACGCATCTCGATTGCGGGCACGATTTTTCGGCGGTGGTGGTCTGTGACAAGTGCCGCAAGCCCATCGAGGCGCCCGACATGCGCTACCGCCTCAATTACGATCCGGCGCAGTATGGCGCGCCTTTGGCCGGTGATCGGACGGTGGATATTCTGGTGTCAGGCGAGGATGCGCCTGCTCCGGATGCGCCCGGCCAAGATCGGGCGCAAGAGGATGAGGCCAAGCCGGGGAAGCGGGCAGCGCCTCGTCGGCGCCGCCCGGCGACCGTTACTTCTTGATCAGCGGGCACTGGCTCTGCGACAGCGGACGGAAGGCCTGTTCGCCCGGAATGACCTGCACAAGCTTGTAATAGTCCCATGGGCCCTTCGATTCCGAAGGGCTCTTCACCTGATAGACGTACATGTCGTGGATGAAGCGGCCATCGGCGCGGATGTAGCCGTTCTTGGCGAAGAAGTCGTTGACCTTCATCTCGCGCATCTTGGCCATCACGGCCTGTGCTTCGTCGGTGCCGGCAGCCTCGACAGCCTTCAGATAGTGCATGGTGGAAGAATAGTCGCCCGCATCGCCCATGTGCGGCTTGCGGCCCATGCGCGCCTCGAAGCGCTTGGAGAAGGCGCGAGTCTCGTCGTCCCGATCCCAGTAGAAGGCATTGGTGAGCACGAGGCCCTGGGCGTTCTCAAGGCCCATGGAGTGGATGTCGGAGATCCACACCAGGAGCCCGGCGAGGGACTGCTTGCCGGACTGCCCCAGCCCGAAATCGTGCGCGGCCTTCACGGCGTTGATGAACACGGTGCCGGAGCCGGCAACGGCGATCACGTCCGCGCCCGATCCCTGCGCCTGAAGCATGAAGGAACCGTGGTCGAGGGTGTTGATGGGGTAGCGCACGGAGCCCACCACGTTGCCTCCGCCCGCCTTCACCACCGACGCGGTGTCGGCCTCCAGAGCATGACCGAAGGCATAGTCCGCGGTCAGGAAGAACCAGTTCTTCTTGCCCTGCTTGATGAGCGCATTTCCGGTGCCGACAGCCAGCGCGTAGGTGTCGTAGGCATAGTGGATCGAGTTCGGCGTGCACATGTCGCCGGTGAGGCGGGAGGAGCCCGAGCCGTTGATGATGGCGATGCCGTTCTTCTCCTTGGCAACGCCGGCGACACCGATGGCGACGGCCGAATTGATCAGGTTGGCGATCATGTCGACCTTGTCCACGTCGAACCATTCCTTCGCCTTGGCAATGGCGACTTCGGTCTTGTTCTGGTGGTCGGCGACAATGACCTCGATGGGCTTGCCGAGAACCTTCCCGCCGAAGTCCTCCACGGCCATCTTCACCGCCGTGACCGACCCCTCGCCCGATTCGTGGGAGAACTGACCGGACATGTCGGTGAGAACGCCGATCTTCACCAGGTCATTGGAAATCTTGCCGGCCGCGGGCGGTGCCGCCGGGCTCTGAGCATAGGCCGGCAGCGACATGGCGAACGCGGCGCAGATCGTCGCCACGTGTGCAATTCTGGACATCCGTCTTCCTCCTGCGTGATCCGGCGCGCCTTTCCGGCTTAGCGTCCGGGTGGTCTGTCCCTGCGCCGACTGATTTCTTGCATAAATGGACGTTTCAATTGCCGCATATCGGTGGCGTTATCCCGCAATGCAGTACGGATCTGCGCTCGCTGCGGGAAATGCTGTCGAAGGCCGGGCAATTTGTCCCGTGTCGGTCGGTGCGACATTGACAACAGCACTTTCAGTCTATTAATGCAAGTTACGAATTGATCGGCAGATCCGATTGCCGCGGCCGTGGTCGGTCGGGTTGGGCGCCGGTCAAGGCTGCTGGTGCCCGTCCGCGGGCCGTCCTTGAAGGGAGGCGTGAGGTGAGCGCGCGCACAACGCCGGACCGGCGGCAGGACTATCGCCACTTTCGGGAGATCACGACGCGGTGGATGGACAACGACGTCTACCAGCACGTGAACAACGTGGTTTACTACTCGTTCTTCGATACGGCTGTGGGCCATTACCTGATCGAGACGGGGGCGCTGGATGTCCAGGCGAGCCCGATTATCGGCCTCGTGGTGGAGACGCGCTGCCAGTATTTCTCGTCGCTGTCGTTTCCCTCAAAGGTGCATGCGGGCCTGCGTGTCGGGCGGCTCGGAACCACCAGCGTGCGATACGAGATCGGCATCTTTCGCGATGCGGACGATGTGGCGGCCGCGCAGGGGCATTTCATCCATGTCTACGTGGATCGCGCCACGAACCGGCCGGTTCCGCTCCCCGACAAGCTGCGCCATGTTCTTGCGCCCCTCGTCGTCGGCGAGGCGGGCGTCGGGACCAGGGAGGGCTGAATGGCTGATATTGAAGTCGCCGTCGCGGACCACATCGCCACCGTCACGCTGAATCGTCCGGCGCAACGCAATGCCATGACGCTTGCCATGTGGCGGGGTGTGGCGCGCATATTCTCCGACCTTGGCGCGGACCGCGACGTGCGGGCGATCCTGCTTGTCGGAGCTGGCGCGGATTTCAGCGTCGGGGCGGACATTTCCGAATTCCCCGTGGTGCGCCACACGCTGGAGCAGAGCGTCGAGTATGAGGTCGCGGTGGATGCGTCGTCCGACGCCATCGCCGGCGCCGGTAAACCGACCATCGCGGTGGTCTCCGGCTATTGCCTCGGCGGCGGCTGCCACCTCTCCATGTCCTGCGATTTCCGCATCGCCGCGCCAACCGCCATCTTCGGCATCCCGGCGGCGAAGCTCTCCATCGTCTATGGCGTGCGCAGCACCCAGCGCCTGCTCTCCCTCGTCGGGCTCACACAGGCGAAGCGCATCCTCTATACCGCGGATCGCATCCCCGCCGAGGAGGCGCTGCGCATCGGCTTCGCGGACGAGATGGCCGACGATCCGATGGCGGCAGCCCGTAACCTCGCCGGGCGCATCGCGGCGAATGCGCCGCTCTCGGTGAGTGGCGCGAAGTTCATCCTCGACGGCATCGCCATGGGGGCCGGGGCGCTCGATCTCGATGCCGCCCAGGCACGCATCGACGGCGCATCCCGCAGCTTCGACTATCAGGAGGGTCGCAACGCCTTCGCCGAGAAGCGCCCGCCGCGCTTCGAGGGGCGGTAAGCGGTCCCGCACGGGAGGAAACAGCAATGAAGATGCACGTGCTTTCCGGCGGCCGCCTCCGGATGAAGCGTCATATCTATCAGCCCGATGCCGACCGCAGCGAGACCATCGAGCTGCCGGTTGCCTCCATCCTGCTGCGCCATGCCCAGGGCAACGTTCTGTTCGACACGGGCTGCCACCCGTCCGTCGTGGACGATGCCGAAGCGCGCTGGGGCGGCGTGGCGCGGGCCATGACGCCGATCATGGGGCGTGAGGACAACGTGGTTTCGCAACTCGCCTGCGTGGGCCTCGGGGCCGACGACATCGACGTGGTGGTCTGCTCGCATTTCCATCCCGACCATTGCGGCTGCAACGGTTTCTTCCGCAAGGCGACGGTCGTCGTGCATGCGGCGGAGCTGGCCGCGGCGAAGGCCGAGAATGCGGCTTCGGCGGGCTATCTTCCGGTGGAGTGGGACCAGGGCAATCCGCTCGACCTGATTGAAGGAGAGAAGGATCTGTTCGGTGACGGCCGCGTCACCCTCATCCCATTTCCCGGTCACACGCCGGGGCTTACGGGCGCTCTCGTCTCGCTCGACCGGGATGGCGCCTTCCTGCTGGCCTCGGACGCGGTGAGCCTGCGCACCAGCCTCGATACGGACGTGGTGCCGAAGAACACCTGGAACGTCGATCAGCATCATCGCTCCATCGCGGAAATCCGCAGGATCGAGGCGGGCGGTGCCACCGTGCTGTGCGGCCATGACGACGCCCAATGGCAGAGCCTTCGGAAGGGGGCGGACGCCTACGAATAAGGCGCGGCCCCGTTTCCATCCA
The nucleotide sequence above comes from Xanthobacter flavus. Encoded proteins:
- a CDS encoding winged helix-turn-helix transcriptional regulator, whose product is MPNEKRAGPGANAKTASRSQAVPQLFERNCSVGRTISIMSDAWSFLVIREAFFGAQRFEQFRTALGLPRGTLAERLKRLTVRGIFRQVHYSANSSRAEYHLTRCGMELYPSFVALIRFGDRWLSGPEGPPLRLIHATCGAECEPYVACSHCLGEVKANRVRYRDGPGAGRTPVEPAKRARRTAESASFSRGRPSSVSRSLEIIGDRWSFLILREAFFGVRRFDQMQTELRIAPNILTERLGRLVTRGVFARVKYQDLPDRYEYRLTEMGKDLYGAFITMGAWGDRWLSAGDPPLVLTHLDCGHDFSAVVVCDKCRKPIEAPDMRYRLNYDPAQYGAPLAGDRTVDILVSGEDAPAPDAPGQDRAQEDEAKPGKRAAPRRRRPATVTS
- a CDS encoding acyl-CoA thioesterase encodes the protein MSARTTPDRRQDYRHFREITTRWMDNDVYQHVNNVVYYSFFDTAVGHYLIETGALDVQASPIIGLVVETRCQYFSSLSFPSKVHAGLRVGRLGTTSVRYEIGIFRDADDVAAAQGHFIHVYVDRATNRPVPLPDKLRHVLAPLVVGEAGVGTREG
- a CDS encoding enoyl-CoA hydratase-related protein, giving the protein MADIEVAVADHIATVTLNRPAQRNAMTLAMWRGVARIFSDLGADRDVRAILLVGAGADFSVGADISEFPVVRHTLEQSVEYEVAVDASSDAIAGAGKPTIAVVSGYCLGGGCHLSMSCDFRIAAPTAIFGIPAAKLSIVYGVRSTQRLLSLVGLTQAKRILYTADRIPAEEALRIGFADEMADDPMAAARNLAGRIAANAPLSVSGAKFILDGIAMGAGALDLDAAQARIDGASRSFDYQEGRNAFAEKRPPRFEGR
- a CDS encoding N-acyl homoserine lactonase family protein, encoding MKMHVLSGGRLRMKRHIYQPDADRSETIELPVASILLRHAQGNVLFDTGCHPSVVDDAEARWGGVARAMTPIMGREDNVVSQLACVGLGADDIDVVVCSHFHPDHCGCNGFFRKATVVVHAAELAAAKAENAASAGYLPVEWDQGNPLDLIEGEKDLFGDGRVTLIPFPGHTPGLTGALVSLDRDGAFLLASDAVSLRTSLDTDVVPKNTWNVDQHHRSIAEIRRIEAGGATVLCGHDDAQWQSLRKGADAYE
- a CDS encoding ABC transporter substrate-binding protein, whose amino-acid sequence is MSRIAHVATICAAFAMSLPAYAQSPAAPPAAGKISNDLVKIGVLTDMSGQFSHESGEGSVTAVKMAVEDFGGKVLGKPIEVIVADHQNKTEVAIAKAKEWFDVDKVDMIANLINSAVAIGVAGVAKEKNGIAIINGSGSSRLTGDMCTPNSIHYAYDTYALAVGTGNALIKQGKKNWFFLTADYAFGHALEADTASVVKAGGGNVVGSVRYPINTLDHGSFMLQAQGSGADVIAVAGSGTVFINAVKAAHDFGLGQSGKQSLAGLLVWISDIHSMGLENAQGLVLTNAFYWDRDDETRAFSKRFEARMGRKPHMGDAGDYSSTMHYLKAVEAAGTDEAQAVMAKMREMKVNDFFAKNGYIRADGRFIHDMYVYQVKSPSESKGPWDYYKLVQVIPGEQAFRPLSQSQCPLIKK